TCGTAGTACCAGCATTTGAACTTCAGCATGTCCAGCACGCGGTTCATCTTCGCGATCTCCGACTCCACGTGGGCCTTCCGCTCCTCGAACATTGCCTTGCGCTTGGGATAAGTGGACGGGCCCTCCGCACACCATTCCATGAACAGTCGGATGTCCTTGATCTCCATCCCCGCCTTCTTCAGGCATTCGATGACCCGGAGTGCTTCGAGTTCCGTATCGCCGAATCGGCGAATACCGGACGTCCGTTCCAATCCCGGGAACAGCCCCTGTTTGTCGTAATACCGCAGCGTGGAAACGGGCAGACCGAACATCTCCGCCACCTGTCCGATTGTGTACATGGTCCCTCCGAATGAATCTCGAATTGACTCCTTGACCTAAAGTCAGGTTTAGGTATTACCTTCATTCTCGCCAATATAAATCGGGAACGCAAGGAGTACTCCGTAATGGGCAAAGCGGTTTTGATAGTCTCTTCAAGTCCTCGAAAGAATGGCAATTCCGAGACGTTGGCGGACGCCTTCGCCAAAGGCGCACGGGAAGCGGGTCACAGCGTGGAGACCGTGCGCCTGCGCGAAAAGCAGCTCGGCTTCTGCAAGGGCTGCCTTGCCTGCCTGAAGATGGGGCACTGCGTCATCCAAGACGATGCCGTGGGAATTGTCGCCAAGATGCACGATGCGGATGTGTTGGTGTTCGCAACGCCCGTCTACTACTACAGCGTCTGTGGCCAGCTCAAGACCATGCTGGACCGCGCCAACCCGCTTTTCGACTCCGATTACTCATTCACCGAGGCGTATCTTTTGGCGACGGCGGCGGAGAGTGGGCGCTCGACCTTTGACGGAGCGGAAAAGGCCGTGCAGGGATGGGTCGACTGCTTCCCCCGCTGCACGCTTGCCGGAACGGTCTTCGCTGGTGGCGTAAACGGCGTGGGCGATATCGCCGGGCATCCCGCCCTGGAGCAGGCGCGACGAATGGGCATGGGAGTCTAGGCGAGGCTTGGCTGCGCGGAAGCAGTTTTGCACTCAAACCATCGACGGGAGGAATCAAACATGACGATTAAGCAAACGGCGGGCAGAGATGCCCTGGGGGACTTCGCCCCCAAATTCGCACAGCTCAACGATGACGTGCTGTTCGGCGAGGTATGGAGCCGAGAAGACCGGCTTTCCCTTCGAGACCGCAGCGTGGTGACGGTGGTTGCCTTGATGGCGCAGGGGCTGACGGACTCTTCGTTCCAATATCATCTGATGTCGGCAAAGAGCAACGGTGTGACTAGGACGGAGATAGCGGAAATCCTGACACATGCGGCGTTTTACGCGGGGTGGCCCAAGGCGTGGGCGGCCTTTCGTATGGCGAAGGAGGTCTGGGCAAATGACGATGCCGCTGATGCAAGAGCTGAGCATCAAAACGAGATGGTCTTTCCTATCGGTGCTCCCAACGATGCATTCGCGAAGTACTTTGTCGGGCAAAGCTACCTCGCGCCCCTTTCCACCGAGCAGGTCGGCATTTACAACGTTACGTTTGAACCCGGCTGCCGCAACAACTGGCACACGCATCACGCCAAAAGCGGTGGGGGACAGATTCTCGTCTGCGTGGCTGGTCGAGGGATTTACCAGGAATGGGGCAAACCGGCACAAGAGCTGTGCCCTGGCGATGTAGTGAATATTCCCGCGGGCGTAAAGCACTGGCACGGTGCGGCGCCTGACAGTTGGTTCTCCCATCTTGCGGTGGAAGTTCCAGGCGAGGAGACCTCCAACGAGTGGTTGGAGCCCGTGGACGACGAGCAATACCTTAAAGCGACTGTCAAGGAGGCTTAGGCATGGAGCAGTTGAAACTGACGCAGGAATGGGACAAGGTGTTCCCTAAAAGCGATATGGTGGGGCACCGCAAGGTGACCTTCCATAACCGATACGGCATCACGCTGGCGGCTGATGTGTACGTGCCGAAGAACGCGGAAGGCAAGCTGCCCGCAATCGCCGTCAGCGGTCCGTTTGGCGCGGTGAAGGAGCAATCGTCCGGCCTTTATGCGCAGAAGATGGCGGAACTGGGCTTTTACACGCTTGCCTTCGACCCGTCCTATACCGGGGAGAGCGGCGGCACGCCCCGCTATGTGGCATCGCCGGACATCAACACCGAGGACTTCTGCGCGGCGGTGGACTTCCTTTCGGTACAGGAAAACGTCGATCCGGAGCGCATCGGCATCATCGGCATCTGCGGTTGGGGCGGCATGGCAATCAACGCCGCAGCCATCGACACCCGCATCAAGGCTACTGCTGCTATGACGATGTACGACATGACCCGCGTGACCGCCAACGGCTACTTCGACGCCGAGGACTCCGAACAGGCGCGCTTCGAGAAGCGTAAGGCGCTGAGCGCGCAGCGCACCGAGGACTATAGAAACGGCAGTTATGCGCTGGCGGGCGGCGTGGTCGATCCGCTGCCGGAGGACGCGCCGCAGTTCGTGAAGGACTATTACGCCTACTACAAGACTCCGCGAGGTTACCATCCCCGCAGCCTGAACTCCAACGGTGGCTGGAATGTGACGTCTTCGCTGTCCTTTTTGAATATGCCGCTTTTGCAATACAGCAGCGAGATCCGCTCCGCCGTGTTGCTGGTGCACGGCGAGAAGGCGCACTCCCGCTATTTCAGCGAGACCGCGTACGGCAAGCTGACCGGGGACAACAAGGAACTGCTCATCATCCCCGGTGCCAGCCACACCGACCTCTACGATCAGGTGGATATCATTCCGTTTGAAAAGCTGAAAGCGTTCTTTGGGGAATATCTGAAATAGGGCGCGCCCTGATTCAATGCCAAGCCCCCAGGCCAAGTACTTCGAGCGCATCGACGAGTCGCGGCGAAAGAAGGGAAAGACCGGCCCCGAGTGGCATCTCGAGCAGACCGACCAGACGCCCGTGATTATGACCAAGTACAGCGAGCGCATAAAGCCGAGCTCGCTGTCGCGATGGTGGTCGCTCGAGCGTGGCAACTACGGCCTTGACGACTTCTCCCTCCACGAGCTCAGACACACCTACCTGACGCTCCTCGCCGAAAGGGGCGTGTATCCCAAGGTCAGGGCCACTACAGCTCGCAGATCACGATGGACGTGTACACCTACGTCAACATGGGCGCAAAGCGCGAGACTGTCGCGGCCGTGTCCAGGCTCTTATGATTGCGTCGCCAGTTAGCGTGCCGGACGGGCGGTCCCGAGCGATGGGGCCGCCCGTCCGCAGTCACCACTGAGTGACGCCGCAGGTTTCCGCCCTGCGTGGCAGGGATTGGCGGGAGGATTATTAGTGGCAAATGAGTGGCAGCTCACCAGATTGGTCTGACAGACGCGCTGGTAGATTGAGTGTTTGCAACCGAAGCAAATACTGAGTGCGAATAGAATTCGGGACGAAACGGTATTTCACACTCCACCCCGAAACACAATAAAACCGCAGGTCAGAAGTGGTGTGTCCGAGAAATTGGCGCACCACTTCGCTTCAAATGAAAGCGCTCCTTTCGGGGTGATTCGTACCGGAATTCGTACCACCCCAGCGCCACCATTTACGGTGCCGGGCATCGAGAGAAGATCAGAAAGATGATGAACGAAGCCAAGATGACCGAACTCACCCAGGCCGAGGACATGGCCTACTTCCGAGCGGACCTCTGCCTGTACTCGCCGGAGAGCTACTGCCTGGACGAGAAGAAGGGGATCTGCAACGACATGATGGCAACGAGCAAGGCGGTGCTCGACACCATGTGCAACGACTTCGAGCAACATTCCCCCCGTTGCTCGCGCCAAGCTCCTGGACATGCTCTGTGCCTCCGGCGTAGAAAGCCCCCCAGTGGCGGTGGGATGTCCTCGTGGGCGAAGGAGGCTCGCTCTACCACGAGCTAGAACCGCTCGGCTAGCCAGAATCCACATTGCAAGGAAGAAGGCCGTCTATCGCGTTGATAGGCGGCCTCCTGCCATCTTCAGCGCATCGAAGCGGCGAGCATCGCCACAGTCATCGGCCGCGAGTGCCCCGACAGCAGCATGGTGTCAGGAAGCAACGCGAGAATGCTTTTGCGTATGCTCTCGCGCAGCCTGGGTCCATCCCCTGTCGGGAACGCGGTCAGGCCCGGGCCGCCCTCGTAGACGGCGTCTCCGACGAGCGCGAAGCCTCCCTGCTCGCACCAGAACGCGCACGAGTCGTCGGTGTGGCCGGGGACGTGCAGCACCTCGAGCGCGCCTGCGATGCCGCCGACGGGGATGCGGTCGCCGTCCGAGAGCTTCGACGCTCCGGCCAGTGTGATCGGTGTCCCATGATCTGCCGAGAGGTTCAGCCGCGGGTCGAGCAGGTACCGGTCCGCCAGCTCGTGCGCCCTCACCGGCGCGCTCCAAGCGTCGCGAAGCTCGCCGGCGGCGCCCATGTGGTCGAAGTGCCCGTGCGTGAGCAGGATCGCGTCGATCTTCCAGTCGCGTTCGCGCGCGGCAGACAGGAAGAGACCTGGCTGGGCGCCCGGGTCGACGAGCACGCCGCGACCCGTCTCGCCGTCGATCACGAAGTAGCCGAAGGTGGCGAAGACGCCCCTCGCCAGCAGCGGGTAGACCTCGACCGCCATCAGAACGAGCATCCTTCCGGGCCGCATGCCATGCCCTGCGCGGCGCCTTCCGCCAGCGACTCGCCGTGCGCCCTCTCGAGCACGCGTGCCATCTCCTCGGTCGGATAGCAGCCCGATATCGCGTACTTGCCGTCCACAACGAAGAACGGCACGGCGTGCACGCCCATCGCGTAGGCGTCGCGCTCGTCGGCGCGAACCTCGTCCTCGTACTCGTCCGATGCCAGCACACGCTCCACGTCGGCCTCGGGAAGCCCCGCCTCGGCAGCCAGCTTGCGCAGCACCCCGTGGTCAGCCATGACCTCGTTCTTAACAAAGTACGCCTCGTAGCACAGCCCCTCGAAGCGCGTGTTGCCCAGGCTGTGCGCCAGCTTGGTCAGGCGGTGCGCGTCGAGCATGTTGGTGTTCAATGTGGTGGCGTAGTTGAACTCGATGCCCTCGCCGCGGCCCATCCGGCTGATGCCCTCGATGCGCTCCGCAGCCTCCTCCTTGGAAAGGCCGTACTTGGCGGCGAAGCGGTCGAGCGTGGGGCAGACCACCTCGTAGGGAGCATCCGGGTTCAGCTCGAACGCCCGCATCTCCACCTCCACGTCGCCCTCGAGCCCGAGGGAGGCGATGGCCTTCCCGAGCCGCGTCTCTCCGATGTAGCAGTACGGGCACGCGTAATCCGACCAGTAGGTGACCTTCATGTTTTCCTCCTCGCTTGCGGTTGGCTGCGCCATTTTGCTTTCGGGTATACTGTCTGCTTATCGGTTCGAATTGAGAAGTACTTACATTATTTGGAGTACTTCAACCTATATCAAGGAGCGCGCCATGGGTGAACGTCGAAGTGTCAGCTGGTGCCCAGCCATCTCGTCTCTTCAGCGCGTGGTCGGCGGGAAGTGGAAGATAGAAATCCTGTTCTACGTTGCTCTTGAGGACGTGCGGCACTTCGGCGAGCTGCGCAGGTGTCTGCGGGGCGTGTCGGAGTCAACGCTGTCGCGCCAGCTCAAGGAGCTCGTGGCAGACGACTTCCTGGAGCGCGTGGACTACCAGGAGGTGCCCCCGCGCGTCGAGTACCGGCTGACGCGCCGGGGTGAGAGCTTCAGGCCGCTCCTGCAGGCCATGTGGGACTGGAGTGAGGCCGAGTTCGAGTTCAGCCAGGCGGAGGCGGAGCAGATGCGTGAGGCTCGCGAGCGGCTCGGCGTGGCCCAGGTCCGCTGAACTTCACCCCTTCAGCCCTCGCCAAGGCAAGGAGTTTGCACTAATCATCACATTGCCGTGATGCAATCAGGTCTGTTTGCGTGTCGTCATGCCAAGAGGCGATTTCTGTACTCAGCTCGTAAAAGTGAGTAATACCCCCAATAACTATCTGCGGTTTTAATTACTTCCCGAGGGCCTCGTGACTACGTCCTATGGGGTGAGTACAAATAGTGTACTCAGCGGCGAGTACAGGTGAGTACACCCTTGGAGCCGCTTCGCAAAAATACTCCCAATAACGAAACGCCACGTGCGTGCTCGTGACGACACGGAAAGGCATGAGACAACAAACTTTTAGAGAATGGAAACTTGCCTTGTGACAGTTGAGTGGGAGTAGCCTATTTACAGGTGAAATGTTTTCTATTCTTTGGAAATGCACCCTGATTGCACGCCATCCAACGACGTCACGGGCTCGGCCCGCCCGAAAGGGGCGGGGTGCGAAGAATGTGTTGACATATCGCGGTATTACGATATGATGTGCCCATGGACATGACAGAGACATTCAAGGCGCTATCGAACCCCACGCGGCTCCAGATTCTCATGTGGCTGAAGGACCCCGAGGCCAACTTCCCCGAGCAGGGAGGGCACCTCGGCGTGCCCGACGACCTGAGGGGAGGGGTGTGCGTGGGCTCCATCCGCGACAAGGCGGGCGTCTCCCAGTCGACCGCCTCGCAGTACCTCGACGTGCTGCAGCGCTGCGGGCTGCTTCTCTCCGAGCGCCACGGCAAGTGGACCTACTTCCGCCGCAACGAGGAAGCCATAGCCGAGCTGGCCCGGTTCGTGGGAGACGAGCTCTGATACCGCACCCGGACGAACCGGAGAAGCAGCGCTCTAGCATGTCATAACGCATCGACATATCACGATATCTAGTATTGAGGAGGACGAAACAATGCACTACACGGGACCGGTAATCAGGCCTCCCTACGAGGCGGGGAGCGTAATGCTTGAGGTGACGGTGGGCTGCACGCACGACTCGTGCACCTTCTGCACCTACTATAAGGGCCACCCCTTCCATCCCGCGCCGCTCGAGCAGGTGCGCGCCGACCTCGCCGAGATCGCGCGCTTCCGCCCCGGCACCGATCACATATGGGCGGCGGGAGGCGACCCGTTCTCCATGAGCACGCGCAGGCTGCTCGAGTTGGCCGCGCTCGTCCACGAGTACCTGCCGGGCGCAACCATCTCCACCTATGCGCGCGTCGACAGCATGCGCAACAAGTCGGTCGACGACCTGCGGGCGCTGTGTGACGCGGGCTACACAGACATCATGATTGGCATCGAGTCGGGCGACGACGAGGTGCTCGCGCACGTGAACAAGGGGTACACTGCCGCCGACGTTGTGGAGCAGTGCGGGAAGCTCGACGAGGCAGGGCTGCCCTACAACTGCATCTACCTGGGAGGGATCGCCGGCGCGGGGCGCGCCGAGGAGACCGCCGCGCGCTCGGCGGAGGTGTTCAACCAAATCCGCCCGCGGTTCATGTACCTCACGACCGTCACCATCTTCCCCAACTCCGAGCTCGGCGCCGAGGTGGCCCGGGGCGACTTCGCTCCCATGAGCGAGCTCGAGCGGTTCCGCGAGTTCCGCGCACTTGTGGCAGCGCTTGAGAACCCCATCGTCGTCGACACGCGCCTGGTCACCAACTCCATCGGCTTCGTCGCAGAGCTGCCGGCTGACCGCGAGGAGTGCCTGGCCGCGCTCGACGAGGCCATCGCCGGCTTCTCGGAGGACGACGAGCGGAGGCTCTCGCGCAGGAGGGCGATGATGCGCACGATCTGACGCGCCGCAACGGGTCGAGCTCGTCTTACGCCGCCGTGACGTACCCCGGCGTGCTCGCCGTGTCGATGCGGAAGTACGTGTACGCCGTCCTATTGCTTGCCCATACCGTGCCGTTTCCGCCCACGAGCGACGTGGAGCACGAGTAGAAGCACTGGGATCCCGTGAGGCCACTCGAGGGAAGCGCCCAGCTCGCATCGACCAGGATGATCGTGAGCCTGCTGTATCTCGAGAACGTGTAGAACAGGTCCGTTAGTGCCGACGGGTCGAAGCCCCGGAAGTCGATCGTCGTGATTGCGCAGGAGCTGAACATGTAGCGCATCGAGCGCACGCCGGATAGGTTGCCCAGGCCGCCCACGCTCGCGAGGTTCGAGCACGAATAGAACAGGTAGTTGAAGTTCAGGTACGAGAACGTGGCCATGTCCGCTGCGAAGCTCGCGCTCGTGAGGTGCTGGCGGTGCGTCGGACCGATGACGCCGTCCCAGGGCGTGAGGCCCAGTCCCACGTACTTGCCGATGGCGCAGATACACCCGGAGGCGACGAGCTCACGTGTTGCGTCTGGCGTCGCTGTGGCCGTGAGCACGCCCTCGCCGTCCGCGTAGTAGTGGGCGTAGAACCAGGTTCGGTTGTCGTTGTTCGGGTCCGTGAGCACGCCGCCCGCGCCGAGCTTGCACACGCTTGCGCCGCTTGTCGTGGAGGGCACGAAGCCGTCGGTGCCGCCAACTGGGCGGTTGCAGCTGTTGAACATGAGCGAGCCCGAGAGTCCCGAGTTGCTGAAGCTCGTGGCGTAGATCGTCTCCAGGCTCCCGCAGCTCGTGAACATCTGGTTGGCGCTCGTCATGCCGGACAGGTTCTCGAAGCCACGTATCTCGGTGCAGTTCGAGAACGCGTTGAACCAGTAGTTGCAGTTGGCGATGCCGAGACCCGCGATGGTCGAGTGGGAATAAAACTCATTTGGCATTGGCTGGCAGTTGCTGGCATCGAATGCCGTTCCGTATGCTTTCGCAGCATCAGTAGTACTTGAGTTTGGGATAATGTGTTGCAATTGTAGGGAAATAGCCTACAATTGCTACATGAAGCATTCGAACCACATAGATAAGATCGCAGCGCTCTCCGAGTCTGAGGGCGTTTTCACCACTGCACAGGCGGCCCGCATGGGCATCCCGCGCGACGCCCTACACGACGCGGTCGAGTCCGGTCGCCTCGTGCGCATCGTGCGAGGTGCCTACCGCATGGTGGGGTCCGGCTCTTCCTTCACGGACGAGCTGGCGGCGATATGGAAGCTCACCGCCCCGGCGACGTTCTCCCACGAGAGGATGCGGGTTTCCGATTGGGACGGCATCGCCGTCGGAGGGTCCACCGCCTCCGCCCTCCTCGGGATCGGAGACCTGCAGCTCTCGCCCTACCGGCTCTATGCCCCAAGGAGAATCAACACGAGGAACCCGTCAGCGAGCTTCGTCAGGCGCTCGGTGGGTCGCGACGAAGTTACGTTCGAGTCGGGGCTCCCCGTGACACGCTCCGAGCGCACCGTCTTCGACCTCGTCGCGGACGACGAGGACTTCTCGCTTGTGGCGGATGTCCTGGCGGACGCCTCGAGGAAGTACCAGGATTTCGACTACGGGAAGCTTCGGGGACTACTCGAGGGCCGTTACGGCGAGAAGCGGGGATGTGAGATTTTCCGGAGCCTGATGGATGATGCCGGGCTTCTCGGGAGGGGACGCGGGAATGAGGTACAAGAGCGCGGCCGCACTCGAGATGGCGGTCAAATCAGCGGCGTCGGCGTCGCCGATGGATACCGGGCGCGCCGTGTCGGCATTCTACTTCCACCGACTGCTGTGCCGCGTGTTCGCCGGCGGCAACGGCTCGTTCGTGCTCAAGGGTGGTCGGGCGATGCTCGCTCGAACCGTCGACGCCCGCGCGACGCGCGACATCGACCTGCTCTCCACGGAAGGGAGCCTGGAGGATGCGCTCGAGGAGCTCGTCCGGCTCGCCGGGACCGACCTGGGCGACTTCGTGACGTTCGAGTTCACGGGGTCGCGCCCGATAAAGGCCGAGGACGAGTACAGGAGCGGGCTGTCTGTCGGGTTCGTCCCCATGCTCGGCGCGAAGCGCATGCAGCCCGTCTCCGTCGACCTCGTCGTCGACGAGGTGCCGCTCGAGGGGCCGAGCGCATCTCCCCAGCGGACAGGATAGAGGTGGACGGGCTTGAGACCTGCGACTACCTCGTCTATCCCGTCGAGGCCGCCCTCGCGGACAAGCTCTGCGGCATAGTCGAAGTTCATGGAAGAAGAGCGTCCTCCAGGGTAAAGGACCTCGTAGACATCGCCGTCTATGCCACTACGGCCACGGTGGACGGTTCGGGGTTCCAGTCCCG
This sequence is a window from Parafannyhessea umbonata. Protein-coding genes within it:
- a CDS encoding MerR family transcriptional regulator, whose product is MYTIGQVAEMFGLPVSTLRYYDKQGLFPGLERTSGIRRFGDTELEALRVIECLKKAGMEIKDIRLFMEWCAEGPSTYPKRKAMFEERKAHVESEIAKMNRVLDMLKFKCWYYEQAIQDGNEDRLEALIPDDLPEEIKGTYENAHAR
- a CDS encoding flavodoxin family protein encodes the protein MGKAVLIVSSSPRKNGNSETLADAFAKGAREAGHSVETVRLREKQLGFCKGCLACLKMGHCVIQDDAVGIVAKMHDADVLVFATPVYYYSVCGQLKTMLDRANPLFDSDYSFTEAYLLATAAESGRSTFDGAEKAVQGWVDCFPRCTLAGTVFAGGVNGVGDIAGHPALEQARRMGMGV
- a CDS encoding carboxymuconolactone decarboxylase family protein, with the translated sequence MTIKQTAGRDALGDFAPKFAQLNDDVLFGEVWSREDRLSLRDRSVVTVVALMAQGLTDSSFQYHLMSAKSNGVTRTEIAEILTHAAFYAGWPKAWAAFRMAKEVWANDDAADARAEHQNEMVFPIGAPNDAFAKYFVGQSYLAPLSTEQVGIYNVTFEPGCRNNWHTHHAKSGGGQILVCVAGRGIYQEWGKPAQELCPGDVVNIPAGVKHWHGAAPDSWFSHLAVEVPGEETSNEWLEPVDDEQYLKATVKEA
- a CDS encoding alpha/beta hydrolase — protein: MEQLKLTQEWDKVFPKSDMVGHRKVTFHNRYGITLAADVYVPKNAEGKLPAIAVSGPFGAVKEQSSGLYAQKMAELGFYTLAFDPSYTGESGGTPRYVASPDINTEDFCAAVDFLSVQENVDPERIGIIGICGWGGMAINAAAIDTRIKATAAMTMYDMTRVTANGYFDAEDSEQARFEKRKALSAQRTEDYRNGSYALAGGVVDPLPEDAPQFVKDYYAYYKTPRGYHPRSLNSNGGWNVTSSLSFLNMPLLQYSSEIRSAVLLVHGEKAHSRYFSETAYGKLTGDNKELLIIPGASHTDLYDQVDIIPFEKLKAFFGEYLK
- a CDS encoding MBL fold metallo-hydrolase — translated: MAVEVYPLLARGVFATFGYFVIDGETGRGVLVDPGAQPGLFLSAARERDWKIDAILLTHGHFDHMGAAGELRDAWSAPVRAHELADRYLLDPRLNLSADHGTPITLAGASKLSDGDRIPVGGIAGALEVLHVPGHTDDSCAFWCEQGGFALVGDAVYEGGPGLTAFPTGDGPRLRESIRKSILALLPDTMLLSGHSRPMTVAMLAASMR
- a CDS encoding DsbA family oxidoreductase encodes the protein MKVTYWSDYACPYCYIGETRLGKAIASLGLEGDVEVEMRAFELNPDAPYEVVCPTLDRFAAKYGLSKEEAAERIEGISRMGRGEGIEFNYATTLNTNMLDAHRLTKLAHSLGNTRFEGLCYEAYFVKNEVMADHGVLRKLAAEAGLPEADVERVLASDEYEDEVRADERDAYAMGVHAVPFFVVDGKYAISGCYPTEEMARVLERAHGESLAEGAAQGMACGPEGCSF
- a CDS encoding winged helix-turn-helix transcriptional regulator; amino-acid sequence: MGERRSVSWCPAISSLQRVVGGKWKIEILFYVALEDVRHFGELRRCLRGVSESTLSRQLKELVADDFLERVDYQEVPPRVEYRLTRRGESFRPLLQAMWDWSEAEFEFSQAEAEQMREARERLGVAQVR
- a CDS encoding ArsR/SmtB family transcription factor, translating into MDMTETFKALSNPTRLQILMWLKDPEANFPEQGGHLGVPDDLRGGVCVGSIRDKAGVSQSTASQYLDVLQRCGLLLSERHGKWTYFRRNEEAIAELARFVGDEL
- a CDS encoding radical SAM protein; the protein is MHYTGPVIRPPYEAGSVMLEVTVGCTHDSCTFCTYYKGHPFHPAPLEQVRADLAEIARFRPGTDHIWAAGGDPFSMSTRRLLELAALVHEYLPGATISTYARVDSMRNKSVDDLRALCDAGYTDIMIGIESGDDEVLAHVNKGYTAADVVEQCGKLDEAGLPYNCIYLGGIAGAGRAEETAARSAEVFNQIRPRFMYLTTVTIFPNSELGAEVARGDFAPMSELERFREFRALVAALENPIVVDTRLVTNSIGFVAELPADREECLAALDEAIAGFSEDDERRLSRRRAMMRTI
- a CDS encoding nucleotidyl transferase AbiEii/AbiGii toxin family protein; the protein is MRYKSAAALEMAVKSAASASPMDTGRAVSAFYFHRLLCRVFAGGNGSFVLKGGRAMLARTVDARATRDIDLLSTEGSLEDALEELVRLAGTDLGDFVTFEFTGSRPIKAEDEYRSGLSVGFVPMLGAKRMQPVSVDLVVDEVPLEGPSASPQRTG